The DNA sequence CTTAGCGGCGGCAACACGGGATCAAATACATTAAGCGGTGTAATAAGTAACGGCAGCGGAACGGGTGTTTTAGGTATAACCAAGTCAGGCGCCGGCACATGGATACTTTCAGGAAATAATACCTATACAGGAACAACTACTATCAGCGCCGGGACACTTACCGCGACAAACAGCGCAAATGCTCTCGGCGCCGGCGCGGTAGCAATCTCAGGCGGCACACTTAATCTTGCCAATGACACCGGGCTGGCTTTTGGCCGTAACGTGACTGTAAGCGGTGACGCGACTATTAATTCCGATACACTTACCGGTGTAGCCGGTGTCACACATACTTTGGGTACATTAAGCATAGGTGCTAATACTTTAACTGTCGGTCTTGCTACTACAGCCGCCAGCGGTGAGCAAGCACTTACCTTTGGCGATGTTACATTGACCGGTGCCGCTACTATTAACGCGAATACCGGTGTTGGCGGAGCAACCGGATTGCTGACTCTTGGCGCGGTAGGCGGTGACGGGCAAAATCTTACTATAGGTGGTTCGGCAGGTACCAATATAACCGGTATTATCGGAACAGGCGCAGGGACGCTTACCAAAAATGGCACAGGCACACTTACCTTATCAGGCGTTAATACTTACAGCGGCGGCACAACAATCAGCGCCGGTGTTGTAAGCGCTACAACGTCAGCGGAAGCTTTGGGTACAGGCGCTATTACCGTTGCGGACGGCGCGGCACTTCAGGTGACAGGCGCTCTTGATTTTGATGAAGCGCTTACAATAAGCGGCACCGGTATAAGTTCAGGAGGTGCTCTTAGAAATATCAGCGGTAATACAAACTGGTCAGGCGTTGTAACTTTAGGCGCGAATGCCAGGATCAATTCGGATGCGGACACCCTGACATTAAGCGGCGCTACTATTGACGAGGCCTTTGACATAACCGTAGGCGGAGCGGGCAATACCGCTATAACAGGCATCATTGCCACAGGCGCTAATACAATTACAAAGGACGGCACAGGCACACTTACCTTATCAGGCGTTAATACTTACAGCGGCGGCACAACAATCAGCGCCGGGACACTGCAGGTAGGCAATAATTCAGCCTTAGGTGCCGGAGCTGTGAACAATAACGCGACATTAAATATAGGAACATATACAGTTGATATAGGAGCCGGTGTTTATACTCAAGGCGCCGGCAGCAGCCTGCAATTGACTGCCAATTCTTCAACTGAATACGGCAGTATTGTGTCAACAGGCGACGCCGCGGATGCAGCCGCGGCAAGCACGGTTGATGTCACGGTAGGCGGTTACATACCCCATAGCACCGTGCTGACGGTCCTTAATACCGGCGCCGGCAGTACCATTGACGATACCTTGATTACGACTACATCAACCAGTTCAAAAATAAGTTTTACACCTTCAATGTCAAGCGGAAAACTTATCCTGACAGCAAACCGCTCGGCAACAGGTTTTTCCAGTAATGGCACGGATTCCAATGCTAAGGCCTTGGGTTATGTCCTTGACAATGTCACCAATCCCACGTCGGATATGACCACCGTGTTAAATACCCTTGAGGGACTTTCGGCAGCAAACGTTGATACCGCGCTCCAGACCCTTGAGCCATCAGTTGATGCCGGTGTTATAGGCGCCAGCAATCTTGCCGCCGGACAGTTTATACAGACTATCATAAGCCGTTTCGGAGTAGATAGAGGACCTTCGGGCGTTGCCACAGGAGACCCCAATATAAAGACAAAAGATATATGGGCAAAAGGTTTCGGAACATATGCCAAACAGGACAAGAGAAAGGGCATTGAAGGTTACAGGGCTGATGTCATAGGTGCTGCCGTCGGCGTGGATTTTGTCGCCACGGAAAAGGCCACTCTCGGTATCAGTGCGGGCTACGCGTATAGCAAGATAAAACCCAAAAAGACAAGCCTCGGCAGAACGGAATCAGATAGTATGCAGGGTTCTTTATACTACAGCTATAATAATGAATTAAATTATATAGGTAAAGACGCCTTGTATTTTGATCTTATCGGTTCATTCGCTTGGAATATGTATGAAGGAAAGCGTAATGTGTCCGCAGGCAGTATAAGCAGGCAGGCAAAGTCCGATTATGACGGCCAGCAGTATACTGCATATGCTGAATCAGGCTACTATATCCCATCGGGCAACATAGATTTTGTCCCGCTCGCCTCTTTGCAGTATAGCCGTCTTGAGATTGAAAAATACACCGAAAGCGGGGCTGATTCGCTGAACCTTACGGTTAATAAACAGCATTACGACCTTCTGGAATTAGGGCTCGGCGTAAAGGTCTCTTCAATAATGAAAAACGAAGGTTACGATGTCATCCCTTCGGTAAGGGGCAAATGGCTCTATGACTTCATAGGCGACAAAATGGAGACAACCTCAAGATTTACCGGAGGAGGCGCTTCATTTAGCACAACAGGCGCCGAACCTGCAAAGAGTTCTTTTGACATAGGAGCCAGCCTTACGTTTTTGGGTAAAAACAATGTAAAGGTTGACTTTGATTATGACTTTAATTTTAGGGATGATTTTAATTCCCACAACGGTGCTATAACGGTTAAATATAGTTTTTAAATAATGAGGTTTTAAAAAAGGGGCGCGGATGATAAAAGGCAGATCATCCGCGTCTTTTATTTTACAGACGTTTTAAGGCACGGTGTTGTAGGCGTCCTATGAGGTAACACCCTGTAAATGACAGAGGAGGCGAGTATTGGATTCCTCGCTTCGCTCGGAATGACAGGCGTACTTTGCCTGTCATCCAGAGCGGCGGAAGGCGAGGCAGGAGTAAGCCGCGAAGGATCTGGAAGTGAAAGAAGTATTGGATTCTTCGTCGCGCCTTCGGCGCTCCTCTGAATGACAAGGAAAACGAGTACCAGATTCCTCGCTTCGCTCGGAATGACAATAAGAGGCTCGGAATGACAAGGGCTTCGCTAATGACGACAAAATGAATATAAAAAATATAAACATTAGAAACAACCGCGAATTCACATTAATCAGTCATGCCCTGCGCTATATTGTCAATGGACAGTTATCTTCAGAATTTGAGAGCTTATTGAGTGATAAAAATATTGATTGGCATTTATTAAATAATTTATTATTCTATCATGAGATTGCCCCGTTTTTTTATGTAGCGGCAAAACATTATAAATGCCTGTTACCCTCTGACATGGAAAAAGTCCTGTCCTGGATTTATTGCCGGACAGCCCTGCAAAACCAGCTTATCCTTGAAACATATTCGGACATATATGACGCGTTTAGATCAAACGGGGTTGGATTACTGCCGATCAAGGGGGCGGCCCTCTTGCAAGACCTTTATGAAAAATTTCCCGTAAGGCCTATGTCCGACATAGATTGTCTTGTCCGCGAAACTGATTATGAAAAATCAAAAGATATTTTAAAGAGCGCGAATTATGACATTGATCTTAGGGGGTTAAGCGAGTCTTATTGGATAATGAAACAGTGCCATGTCCCTTTCAGCGCCCGGCAGAAAAAAGCAATGGTCAATCCCGCCGTTGAACTGCATCTAAGGCTTGATTTTAAGCGATATGGCAGGGAACCTTTGCCCTATGTCTGGCAGAGGGCAAGAGACATTAATATAAACGGAAAGAATTTTCTCCGGCTTTCACCCGAAGACAGCCTGTTTAGCCTGGCACTGCACCAGAGGAGATTCGGCAAGCCGCTTTGCCTTAAATACGCTCTTGATACCGCGCTTCTTTTTAAAAAATATGAGAATGATTTTGACTGGGATTACGTTATCAATATGTGCGTGAAGGAACGTATGCGCAACTGCGTGTATTTTTTGCTGTTTCAGGCGGAAGTCCTTCTGCCGGGACATTCCGGTATCGCGAAAGGCCTGCGGCTGTTAAGGCCCGATTTTCTAAAGCGCAAGATGATGGAAAGATTTATCTTGGATAATACAGCTTCAGGGTATTTATTTGAAAGGATAAGACCCAATTATCTCCGCAGCCATTTTTTGCTGTATGACAGTCTTGTAGAGCCCGTTATGTATATCATTAATATACCGAAAGAACAGTTCGCCAAATATTATTGCCTGCCGTTTGACGATAAAAAAACGGAAATAGCTTATAGGTTTAGGACGGCATATATCATAGGACGGTTTTTAAAGAAAAAACGCAAGAATTGATGTCGCGCGGGGAATGAAAATCCTTTGCCAAAGCGCGCAGATTACGCATATTTAATGATATTATGTTTAAGCAGATTGTCGGTAAATTCTAATACGTCTTTTTCTATGTTTTCCGGTGAAGCATCAAATTCAGCTCCGATAAGGCCGATAATGTCCGACAGGTTTTTTTGACCGTCTATCCGGTCCCATATGTATAATCCCATGGGATTTAATCTGTATACCTTGTTTGAAGGTATGTGCACTATTATCAATTCTCCGTCAATTGCCCGCCATGCCAGCTGTCGTTTATTTATTATAGGTTTATGGTTGTGTTCAGGTTGATTTTTTAGCATATGTTTCCTTTCTTCAATGAGGAATATTATTTATCTACAAACAACACTTCCCGTGCATACCACGGGCGAGACGGTACATCTTGCGGCATGCGCTATAGTGCCCTCTTCGGGATGTTCTATTGCCTCAATCTCCGGTATTTGATAGTTCTTTTTAGTGTTTTTTTTGGCAAAATGTTTAAAATCTTTCGCATCATTTTTCATAGTTTTCTCCTCCAGTTTATCCGTCGCAAACTATAAATGAAGGGCATTCCGCGGGCGATACAGGGCATCCCGCGGCATGCGCTATAGTGCCCTCTTCGGGATGTTCTATTGCCTCAATCTCCGGTATTTGATAGTTTTTTTTAGTGTTTTTTTTGGCAAAATGTTTAAAATCTTTCGCATCATTTTTCATAGTTTTCTCCTCCAGTTTATCCGTCGCAAACTATAAATGAAGGGCATTCCGCGGCATGCGCTATAGTGCCCTCTTCGGGATGCTCTATTGCCTCAATCTCCGGTATTTGGTATTTCTTCTTGGTTTTTTCGCGGTTAAGAATTTTATCTTTTGCATTCGTATTTTTCATGTTTGGGTTTTATATTATTCATTATAATTCTTTCCAAAAATCGTGCAGAGCCTTGATACTGGTATAAGCTTGTTCGGGGCATTTTACAAAGGTATTTGTCACAGCCTGTGATTGAGCGGGGCATCTGAACATACATGTTTTTTTGAATTCACATACCTTGCAGTCAATATAATCCTCACACTTTAATTTTCTAAGAGCGTTAAAACATTCAGATTTACGCCATATCTCTTTAAGCGGCTGTTTATATATATTACCCGCTTCCATAGGAAATACGGCGCATGGAAAAACTTTTCCGTCAGCGGCGATATAGCATCTTTCAGTGCCGGCATGGCACGGTAAGGGGTCAACTGATTTAGGAGACGGCTCAACCGGTTTTTCATATGATTTTATTATAACACCCCACTGCTTTAATTTCGGAAGTATCTGCTCCAGCGGTATTTTACATTTGGTAAGCGTCTGGTCGCAGTGCCTGCCGGCGGAAACGCCTGTTGAAAATTTTAGTTCTACATCGCGCCTATTCACGAAAAGACTATTAATAAGCGGGGTATCATTGCAGGTAACGGCATTTATATTATAAGCAATGTATACCTTAATACCCGCGGCAAGGAGATTCTCTATCCCTTCAACCGCTTTTTTGAACATTCTTTTGCCGGTAAACGCCTCATAAGTTTCTTCGCTTGCTCCATATAGGCTTACTCCAGCTTCATTGATGCCGTAATCATAAAGTTTTTTGGCCATGCCCTGATTTATCAGCGTCCCATTGCTTAATATATCTACCCTAAAGCCCCTGTCGCGGGCCTGTTCTATATAATAAAATATTTTTTTTAAGGTAAACGGCTCGCCTCCGGTAAATGTAATATGAAAAGCCCCTGCATCGGCGAGCTCATCCAGCAGTTTTATCAGCCTTTCGTGTTTTAATTCGGCACCGTCTTTTTTATTGATGCAATACATGCAGTTAAGATTGCAGAAACGGGTGAGTTCTATGTGAACCTTTTTTATATAATTTTTTGCAAGTCCTTCCACAATGACCCTCTTTTCAAGAGTTCTTTTTTGATATTTTCACAGCCTATTGTTAATATGCCGCTTTTTACCTGAAGTGCCAAGCTGTTTAATCGGTTGAACATGTTTTTTACAGCGCGGTTGTTTACAATCTCCATATTAAAGGTATTAACGCTTGATGTCAATAGTTTTATCGCGGCTTCCGGTTTTGAGATGGCCTGCCAGCGCAAATTCCACCCCGTGGCTTTTTCAAGAAATATAAGCAGAGACGGCACGCGGTAGCTTTCCCATGAGCCGGCATTTAAGAGATTTAGCGTGTCTTTGCGGTTATTTCTTCTGCTTAGTCCTTCAATATAGGGAAATGTGACAGATATGGTGTTACGGCCTTTTTTACCTATCATGGTATGGGAATCGCTTATTATCTTAAATCCGTTGACCGCGGCGCTTATCAGAAGGGTTGTTTTGCCGTAACCCGAAGGCCCTGTGGCAATTACGCAATGCCTGTCCTTTGCCCAGCATGAGGCGTGCAGAAACGCGAAACCGTCAATTTTTAACAATGTCTTTAAAGTATTTTGAAACAGCGCGTAATAACCTATAGTCTGCTGGTTTCTGTAAACAAGGCCAACCCATGATCTGTTTTTAAGGTTAAATAACGATTCATAGTGGTCATTGTTTTGAATTTTACCGCCGGATGCCAGTATATCCTGCCGCAGTGTCTTGTATGTTTCTTTACCGCGCAACAGGGTTATGGTAATGTTTTTTGGGTTTTTTACAGTAGGGGTATTTATATAATGATTTTTTATGTAATTGACCAGAACGGGGACATCGGTTATCAGGTTGATCTTGTAATCATATATGGAAAAATCATAGGTCAATAACCGTTTTGCGTGAATGTCATTCAGAGCGTATGCTGTTTTTGGCATCAGGTCTCCTGTTGGGAAGCTTAATAAAATAATTATATCTCATATGGCTGTTGTTATCAACAAGTATTACAGACGTTTTGAAAGTTACGAGGCAAGCGTTTTCACGCATCATCCGGGGCGGCAGTATTAGATTCCTCGCTTCGCTCGGAATGACAGACGCACTTTGCCTGTCATCCAGAGCGGCAGGAGGCGAGGCAAGTGTCAGCCGCGAAGGATCTGGGAGTGAGCCCTGTGTCATCCAGAGCGGAACCGGCGAAGCAAGTTTCGTTAGCGAAGGATCTGGGAGGGAAATCAGTATTGGATTCTTCGTCGCGCCTTCGGCGCTCCTCTTAAATGACAAGGAAGCCCACGGCGCTCCTCTGAATGACAAAAGGAGGCGAGTACCAGATTCCTCGCTTCGCTCGGAATGACAGGCGTACTCTGCCTGTCATCCAGAGCGGAACCGGCGAGGCACGGGTCATACGCCTGTCATCCAGAGCGGAACCGGCGAGGCACGGGTCATACGCCTGTCATCCAGAGCGGCAGGAGTCGGGGTCAGTGTGAGCCGCGAAGGATCTGGGAGTGAAGTCAGTATTGGATTCTTCGTCGCGCCTTCGGCGCTCCTCTGAATGACAACGATAGCCTTCGGCGCTCAAGGTTTAAAACGTTTACAGCCGCTTAATACGCTTGACAAAGGATATAATATCTCATATGATTATATATGATATGACAAGAGATGCTATAATTTACTATAATAACATTCGGGCAATTTCTGTTATAAGCCCTGATGCGCGGCTTATCTTTTATGGAGGAAAAACACGATGGCAAAATCCCTTATTACACCGGCAGAAATAAGCAAGATGCACGATATTTCATATCAGACTGTTAATTATTATACCAATCTCGGGCTTTTAAAAGTGGAAAAGAAAATAGCCAACAGCCGTCTGTATAATTCAAAAGACGTCAACTCGCGGCTTAAAAAACTATCCGACCTTAAAAGCCAGGGGTATTCCCTAAGGCTTATATGCGGCCTGTTGAGGGAGAATAGATGAGCTATTATACCGCGCTGGGCTTAAAGAAAGAGCCTTTTTCAAACAGCCCTGACCCGGAGTTTTTCTTTGAATCCAGCGAGCACAAGGCCGCTCTTACAAGGCTGTTGATAGAGATACGCCTTAGGCGGGGCTTGAGTGTGATATTAGGCGATGTGGGTGTCGGCAAAACCACCCTTTCGCGCAAGCTTTTTCAGATGCTCAAGGAGCGCGAGGACGTTTTATTTTACATGATAATGGACCCCACTTCCGGCAGTGAGGAGCTTTTCCTGCAGTCGCTTGTTCGCACGTTTAACCTGCAGGAGCAGATAGAAGGCCTGCCGACGATACTTGACTATAAGGAAACGATAAAGAAATTTTTATTCCAGAAAGGCGTTGAAGAAAACAAAACCATTGTCCTTGTCGTTGATGAGGCGCAGAAGCTTAATCCTGCCTCGCTTGAGACCTTGCGCGTTCTGTTAAATTATGAGACAAATGATTTTAAACTGCTTCAGCTTGTATTATTTTCCCAGATGGAGCTTTTGCCGCGCATTAAGGAGATGAAAAATTTTTTTGACAGGATAGTGCTGAAATACGTTGTGAATTCTTTAGACGAGGCGGAAACAAAGGATTTTATCAATTTTCGCATGGAACATTCAGGGTTTAATCCCGGGACTTTATTGTTTACCGATGAGGCGGTAAGCGAAATTTACAGGCACAGCCAGGGATATCCGCGCAGGATAAATCTTATATGCCACAATGCCCTAAGAAACCTTCTCGTAAGCGATAAGATGCTTATAGACGGCGTTGACGTAAGAGAGGTTATAGCAAGGAGCGTGATTTAAGATATGGACAAGCAGACCTCGGATGAAAGACTGCTGAAATTGCTTGAAGGCCAGTATTCTTCAACCCATGGCCCGTTAGCGCCATCACAGCCCGCGCAGCACCCTAAGCCGGCAAAGCGACTGGGCATAAAACCCGTTTCCAGGCTCAATATCCTAAAGCCTTTTTTAAGGCTAAAAATAGCAAAATTTGACCTGGCATATATTAACAAGTCTCTTTTCGCGCTGGCATTCTTATTAAGCGCTGTCTTTTTTTACATACTGTTTGTGTCCCCCGCATTATCGGGTGCCGCGGGCGCTATCCTTCATCCTGCCGATATTACCCAGATACAAAGGCTGATAAAGGCAAGCCACAACCAGCTTGAAATGCGCGGCAATATTTCTGAAGCGGAATCAGAAAGGGACATCTTCCTGCCTTTCGGCGTTAAAAGCGCTTACGAGGAAGAACAGGAGATAAACATAGAAGATGAGCTTGGCATATATAAGCTGGTTGGGATTATATGGTCTCAAGTGCCCGAGGCGATAATTGAAAGCGAAATGGACACCAGGACGCTTGTCGTTAAAAAAGGCGATACACTTGGTGATAAATGCACGGTAAAAGACGTCCTGCGCAATTCCGTCATACTGCAGGTATCAACAAAAGACGGGCTAAGGGACTATGAATTAAGATGAGAGCATGGCCCTGTTTGGTTTTGTGTTGTCTGCTTGCGGCATCAGGCCCCGGCCCGCGCCCGGCGCGGGCAGAAGAAGGGTTGCCTTCCCCTTCTTTAGCGGAAGAGGCGGTTGAGCAAAGCCGCGAATATACCGATAAGATATATCTTGACCTTAAAGGTATTGATGTAAAAGAGCTTTTCAGGATTTTATCCCAGCGAAGCGGGATAACAATAATTACCACCCCCGCGGTGCAGGGCCGCGTGACGGTGCTGATAGATAATTTAAGTTTTGAGAACGCCTTGGATGTTATTATGACTACGCAAAACTTGGCTTACGAAAGAAACGGCAACCTGATGAAGGTCATGACAGCGGATGAATACGAAAAGGCTTTCGGCAGAAAATTCTGGGACAGGAAAGAGACCCGCGCGATCAAACTTTCATATGCCAAGCCTGAAAGCGCGATGGGGGTAATAAATTTTTTAAAATCAGACCTCGGCCAGATAGTGTCAGAACCCGCTACAGGCACTATTGTTGTCACCGATACCCCGCAGGCTATCAGCGCTATAATGGAGGCGATAAATGAGCTTGATGCCCCGCCCGGAAGCCTTGTGTATAATGTTAATTACGCGCGCATGGCGGACATAAAAAATTATCTGGAAGGGCTGATTACGCCGGAACTCGGCAAGATAATCATTGATGAAAGGAGCAGTAAGGTCATAATATATGACCTGCCGCGCAGGCTTGAGCGCATAGCGGAACTTTTGCAGGAACTTGATGAGCAGTCCCGCCAGGTGCTTATAACGGGTGAGATAGTGGAAGTTGACATAAGCGATAATTTCCAAAGCGGCATTGAATGGGAGAAGATATTCCGGTCCGCGAATATGGATAACCTTGACCTGACGTCAAAATTTCCCGTAACCCCGGCGCTTACAAGCTACGGAAAGATAAGCATGGGCACATTATCAAGGGATAATTATAATGTGGTGATGAATATGCTCTCCGAATACGGCAATACAAGGATACTCAACAGGCCGAGAATAGTCGCGGTCAATAAGGAAGAGGCGAAGATACTCGTCGGAACACGCGAGGCGTATGTGACGTCCACCCAGAGCCAGAGTGAGACGACCGTAGTCACTTCCGAAAGCATTAATTTTATTGACGTGGGCGTTAAGCTTGTAGTAGTACCTACTATAGGTGTTGACGGTTTTATAACCATGAGGATAAAACCCGAGGTGAGTTCCGTAAAAGAAGTGCTGGAGACTACGGCGGGAACAAGGGTGCCGATAGTAAGGACATCGGAATCGGAGACAGTGGTAAAGGTAAAAGACGGCAATACGCTTATTATTGCCGGTTTATTGTCAGAGACCGATACAGACGATGCCACAGGCCTTCCTGGTTTCGCGAAAACACCAATATTCGGGGGATTATTCGCTACAAAGACAAAGGAAAAGCAGAAAACCGAACTGGTCATATTTATTACCCCCAAGATTGTTACGGGCGCTGTAAACTTTTCAGATGAGAAAACAGATATTTTTGACAATAAGGATGGCAATGAGAAGGGGTAATTTATTTATAGCGTTATTATTGTGTTTTTTCTTAACAGGTGCATTGTTTTGCCCTTATACGGCCCAGGCCCGGCAGGAGAGCGCGCCGCAGTCTATAACTGATCTGCCGGATGACGCTTCGCCCGAAGCTTTTTCGGACGAAGATCAGGCCGGCCCTGTGCCCGATGAGGCGACAGGCCTTATGCCCGAACAGGCCAAATCCGGCGAAAGCCCGGAATCAGGCTATGCGCCTGTAAACGGCCAGGGGCAGTTTCCTCCCGAAGAAGGCTTGGCGGGCCCGGAAGACGATATTTCCGTTCTGCCGGACAGTCCGCAAACGCCTTCTGCCGACAGCGGCAAGGTATCGCTTGATTTAAAGAACATAGATATAGTTGAACTTTTGAGGGTGCTTTCTCTTAAGACCGGCAAGACTATAGTCCCAAGCGCGTTTGTGACAGGGCGCATTACCATTTACCTTGACAATGTCGCCTTTGAGGACGTCCTGGATATCATAGTGCTTACGCAGAATCTGGCGCTTAACAAGGTGAATAATATTTATTACGTGATGAGCCAGGCCGAATACAAACAGATGTTCGGAAGGAATTATTCTGACCAGAGAATAATAGAGACGATAAAGGTTTCTTACACGAAACCCTCCGTCGCCTTTGAGACATTCAATCAGCTAAAGTCGGACATCGGAAAACTCGTCGCTGATGAAGCGAGCGGGACCATTATAGTGATAGATATGCCTGAAAACATAGAGCTGATGAAAACAGCCCTTGAAGAAATAGACAAACCGTTGTCAACTACGACATATGACCTAAATTATGCCAAAGCCGCGGACATAAAGACGCATATAACATCCGCCCTGACCCCGGGGACAGGAGAGCTTATTGTGGACGAGAGAAGCGGCAAGGCCATAGTCTCGGACCTGCCTAAAAAGATAGACAGGATAGGCGAGCTTGTCCGCGAGATTGACGATGAGACCCGCCAGGTATATGTGGAGGCGGACATTATTGAGCTTACCTTAAGCGATAAATTTGAGCGGGGTATTGACTGGGAAAAAGTCTATTCCGCGGCGGCCATGCACGGCTTGAGTTTCGCCGGCTATTTTCCGGCGGTCCTGGCGCAATACCAGAAGATATCCGTGGGAACGCTTGCCGCGGACAACTACAGGGCTGTTTTGAATTTTCTTGATACATACGGCAAGACCAATATAATTTCCCAGCCGAGGATAGCGGTGATTAATAATGAAGAGTCTTATATCATGGTAGGGGTGCGCGAGGCGTATATAACGCAGACCCAGAGCCAGGCGACGTCTACTACCGTTACGTCCGAGACTGTGGAATTTATAGACGTGGGTGTCAAATTCAAGATAACGCCCAGGATAGGCGCCGACGGCTTTATCGTCATGAAAATAAAACCCGAAGTAAGCTCGGTCAAAGAGACAATAACGACAACCCTCGGAAGCCGCATACCGATAGTCCAGACGTCGGAATCCGAAACCACGGTAAAGGTAAAAGACGGCACCATGATAATGATATCAGGCATGACAAAAATAGAAAAGATTGATACCGTTAAGGGCTGGCCTGTTGTCTCAAAGGTGCCTTTTTTGGGGGCCTTATTCAGCAGTCGTTCCACGGAGGATAAAAGAACGGAGGTCATAGTTTTTTTAACGCCCAGGCTGATGCGCGGCGAGGCTGACATAAGCGGTGAAGAAATAGCAAAGATATTGGAAAAAGAATACCTGCCCGACGGCCTGAAATCAAGGGTATTATATGATGAGGCTATGGACCTAATTAAAAGGGGAGAATATTCGCCTGCCGCCGAAAAACTGCGGCAGGTTGCCGAGGCCAATCCTGAATATCTTAAGACGCAGTATTACCTTTCCTTGGCAGAGGAAGAGCTGGCCAAAGAGCAGGCCCGTCTTGATGCCGCCCGCGAAAAGGAGCTGGATGACAAAAAACGCGATGAGCAAAACAGGCAAAAAGAGCTGGAAGGCCTGCGCCGCGCGAAAGAAGAAAAGGCCCGGGTGGAGCTTGCCGAAAAAGAACGCCTGCACAAGTTAAACAAACAGGCAAAGGCTTTGTATAATGAGGCATTGTCGCTTTATTGGGACAGGAAATTTGAAGCGGCTCTTGAAAAATTTAAAGAAACAGAGTCAATATTACCTGATTATCTTAAAGTCAGGTATTATCTTGAACGGTGCTTAAAACATATTGATAAAAACCGGGCTTTGCTTGAAGCTGAAGGCAGTAGGCAAAAGCCCGAGGACGAGGCCCAGCCTGAACGATTACCCCATAAACCGGCTGAAAATCAGAAGCCCGCGCAGAGGACAGGACAGAGGCAGGTTATCCAAAGCGAAAAGCATGCGCCCGGCCCTGAAGAATTGGCGCGTGAATATTATGCCAAAGGCCTTGGCGCGCAGAAAGAGTCTAAGAACAAAGAGGCCATAGGCTGGTTTCTTAAGGCTGTTGAATCAGACAAAAAATTCTCCAAGGCGTATAATAGCCTGGGCCTGGCATATGAAGAAGAATTGATGAAGGATAAGGCTGAACAGGCATATCTTG is a window from the Candidatus Omnitrophota bacterium genome containing:
- a CDS encoding autotransporter domain-containing protein; translation: MKKLCAVLLVFSMIGLMPVNSFAASATWDGSDSGLWVTGGNWVGDSAPGIADGTIVSTDVATFTGVLNNAVTVDDTRNVSGITFDAAAGAFTLSGSTLYLTASGTVQNHADIATTQTINSNILLGGDYTFTNIATDNSKLMNFGGTITGFADTAQTLTLSGGNTGSNTLSGVISNGSGTGVLGITKSGAGTWILSGNNTYTGTTTISAGTLTATNSANALGAGAVAISGGTLNLANDTGLAFGRNVTVSGDATINSDTLTGVAGVTHTLGTLSIGANTLTVGLATTAASGEQALTFGDVTLTGAATINANTGVGGATGLLTLGAVGGDGQNLTIGGSAGTNITGIIGTGAGTLTKNGTGTLTLSGVNTYSGGTTISAGVVSATTSAEALGTGAITVADGAALQVTGALDFDEALTISGTGISSGGALRNISGNTNWSGVVTLGANARINSDADTLTLSGATIDEAFDITVGGAGNTAITGIIATGANTITKDGTGTLTLSGVNTYSGGTTISAGTLQVGNNSALGAGAVNNNATLNIGTYTVDIGAGVYTQGAGSSLQLTANSSTEYGSIVSTGDAADAAAASTVDVTVGGYIPHSTVLTVLNTGAGSTIDDTLITTTSTSSKISFTPSMSSGKLILTANRSATGFSSNGTDSNAKALGYVLDNVTNPTSDMTTVLNTLEGLSAANVDTALQTLEPSVDAGVIGASNLAAGQFIQTIISRFGVDRGPSGVATGDPNIKTKDIWAKGFGTYAKQDKRKGIEGYRADVIGAAVGVDFVATEKATLGISAGYAYSKIKPKKTSLGRTESDSMQGSLYYSYNNELNYIGKDALYFDLIGSFAWNMYEGKRNVSAGSISRQAKSDYDGQQYTAYAESGYYIPSGNIDFVPLASLQYSRLEIEKYTESGADSLNLTVNKQHYDLLELGLGVKVSSIMKNEGYDVIPSVRGKWLYDFIGDKMETTSRFTGGGASFSTTGAEPAKSSFDIGASLTFLGKNNVKVDFDYDFNFRDDFNSHNGAITVKYSF
- a CDS encoding nucleotidyltransferase family protein, which encodes MNIKNINIRNNREFTLISHALRYIVNGQLSSEFESLLSDKNIDWHLLNNLLFYHEIAPFFYVAAKHYKCLLPSDMEKVLSWIYCRTALQNQLILETYSDIYDAFRSNGVGLLPIKGAALLQDLYEKFPVRPMSDIDCLVRETDYEKSKDILKSANYDIDLRGLSESYWIMKQCHVPFSARQKKAMVNPAVELHLRLDFKRYGREPLPYVWQRARDININGKNFLRLSPEDSLFSLALHQRRFGKPLCLKYALDTALLFKKYENDFDWDYVINMCVKERMRNCVYFLLFQAEVLLPGHSGIAKGLRLLRPDFLKRKMMERFILDNTASGYLFERIRPNYLRSHFLLYDSLVEPVMYIINIPKEQFAKYYCLPFDDKKTEIAYRFRTAYIIGRFLKKKRKN
- a CDS encoding PqqD family protein → MLKNQPEHNHKPIINKRQLAWRAIDGELIIVHIPSNKVYRLNPMGLYIWDRIDGQKNLSDIIGLIGAEFDASPENIEKDVLEFTDNLLKHNIIKYA
- a CDS encoding radical SAM protein encodes the protein MEGLAKNYIKKVHIELTRFCNLNCMYCINKKDGAELKHERLIKLLDELADAGAFHITFTGGEPFTLKKIFYYIEQARDRGFRVDILSNGTLINQGMAKKLYDYGINEAGVSLYGASEETYEAFTGKRMFKKAVEGIENLLAAGIKVYIAYNINAVTCNDTPLINSLFVNRRDVELKFSTGVSAGRHCDQTLTKCKIPLEQILPKLKQWGVIIKSYEKPVEPSPKSVDPLPCHAGTERCYIAADGKVFPCAVFPMEAGNIYKQPLKEIWRKSECFNALRKLKCEDYIDCKVCEFKKTCMFRCPAQSQAVTNTFVKCPEQAYTSIKALHDFWKEL
- a CDS encoding MerR family transcriptional regulator, giving the protein MAKSLITPAEISKMHDISYQTVNYYTNLGLLKVEKKIANSRLYNSKDVNSRLKKLSDLKSQGYSLRLICGLLRENR
- a CDS encoding AAA family ATPase, with the protein product MSYYTALGLKKEPFSNSPDPEFFFESSEHKAALTRLLIEIRLRRGLSVILGDVGVGKTTLSRKLFQMLKEREDVLFYMIMDPTSGSEELFLQSLVRTFNLQEQIEGLPTILDYKETIKKFLFQKGVEENKTIVLVVDEAQKLNPASLETLRVLLNYETNDFKLLQLVLFSQMELLPRIKEMKNFFDRIVLKYVVNSLDEAETKDFINFRMEHSGFNPGTLLFTDEAVSEIYRHSQGYPRRINLICHNALRNLLVSDKMLIDGVDVREVIARSVI